A genome region from Sphingobacteriaceae bacterium GW460-11-11-14-LB5 includes the following:
- a CDS encoding preprotein translocase subunit SecE, translated as MAKVVEFIKESYDEMTQKVTWPTWGELQSSAILVLVASLIIALVIFAMDKGSTFVLDTFYKSLSN; from the coding sequence ATGGCTAAAGTAGTTGAGTTTATAAAAGAATCGTACGATGAAATGACCCAGAAGGTTACATGGCCTACCTGGGGCGAACTGCAAAGTTCTGCAATTCTTGTATTAGTGGCTTCTTTAATTATTGCATTGGTTATTTTTGCAATGGATAAAGGATCAACATTTGTGTTAGATACTTTTTATAAATCACTTTCTAATTAA
- a CDS encoding transcription termination/antitermination factor NusG: MSDLKWYVVRAVSGKEKKVKQYIDAEISRLGFSHLVPQVLIPMEKYYQMKDGKKIAKERNFYPGYVLIEATLDGELEHIIKGINSVIGFLGDKAGNPIPMRQAEVNRILGVVDEMSEQGETMNVPYYVGEGIKVMDGPFNGFSGIIEEVNEEKKKLKVMVKIFGRKTPLELNYMQVEKE, translated from the coding sequence ATGAGCGATCTAAAGTGGTACGTTGTAAGGGCTGTTAGCGGTAAAGAAAAGAAAGTAAAACAGTACATTGATGCTGAGATCAGCCGTTTAGGTTTCTCTCATTTGGTTCCTCAGGTTTTAATACCAATGGAAAAATATTACCAAATGAAAGATGGTAAAAAAATTGCCAAAGAACGTAACTTCTATCCTGGTTATGTTTTAATCGAAGCTACATTAGATGGAGAATTAGAACACATCATTAAAGGAATTAACAGCGTTATTGGTTTCTTAGGTGATAAAGCCGGTAATCCAATCCCAATGCGCCAGGCAGAAGTTAACCGTATTTTAGGTGTGGTTGATGAAATGAGCGAGCAAGGTGAAACCATGAATGTGCCTTACTATGTGGGCGAAGGCATCAAAGTAATGGACGGACCTTTCAATGGTTTCTCCGGTATTATCGAAGAGGTAAACGAAGAGAAGAAAAAACTGAAAGTAATGGTTAAAATCTTTGGACGTAAAACGCCACTTGAACTTAACTACATGCAGGTAGAAAAAGAGTAA
- a CDS encoding 50S ribosomal protein L11, whose amino-acid sequence MAKEVSAMIKLQIKGGAANPSPPVGPALGAKGVNIMEFCKQYNARTQDKAGKVLPVVITVYADKSFDFIIKTPPVAIQLKDATKLQSGSAEPNRKKVGSVTWDQIKVIAEDKMPDLNAFTIESAMSMVAGTARSMGITVSGDAPWNN is encoded by the coding sequence ATGGCAAAAGAAGTCAGTGCAATGATCAAATTACAGATCAAAGGCGGAGCGGCAAATCCATCGCCACCAGTAGGACCTGCATTAGGTGCTAAAGGGGTGAACATTATGGAGTTTTGCAAACAGTACAACGCTCGTACCCAAGATAAAGCAGGTAAAGTATTGCCAGTTGTAATTACTGTTTATGCTGATAAGTCATTCGATTTCATCATCAAAACCCCTCCTGTAGCTATCCAGTTAAAAGATGCTACTAAATTACAGAGTGGTTCTGCTGAGCCTAACCGTAAAAAAGTTGGATCGGTGACCTGGGACCAGATTAAAGTTATTGCTGAAGATAAAATGCCTGATTTAAATGCATTTACGATCGAATCTGCAATGAGTATGGTTGCCGGTACAGCACGCAGTATGGGAATCACCGTTTCTGGTGACGCACCCTGGAACAATTAA
- a CDS encoding 50S ribosomal protein L1 codes for MAKLTKNQKKAHAKIEAGKAYTLKDAAALVKEITTTKFDASVDIDVSLGVDPRKANQMVRGIATLPHGTGKTVRVLALVTPDKEEEAKAAGADFVGLDEYVAKIEGGWTDVDIIITTPACMAKVGKLGRVLGPRNLMPNPKSGTVTNEVGKAVTEVKAGKIDFKVDKTGIIHASIGKVSFPADKIYENALEIIQVISKLKPSAAKGTYFKSIHVSSTMSPGIAIETKSVAGI; via the coding sequence GTGGCGAAATTAACTAAAAATCAAAAAAAGGCACATGCTAAGATAGAAGCTGGTAAAGCTTATACTTTGAAGGATGCTGCTGCTTTGGTAAAAGAAATCACTACGACTAAATTCGATGCTTCAGTTGATATTGATGTATCTTTAGGAGTAGATCCGCGTAAAGCCAATCAAATGGTACGTGGTATTGCTACTTTACCACACGGAACAGGTAAAACTGTACGTGTTTTAGCTTTAGTAACTCCTGATAAGGAAGAAGAAGCAAAAGCAGCTGGCGCAGACTTCGTAGGTTTAGACGAGTATGTAGCTAAAATTGAAGGTGGTTGGACCGATGTAGACATTATTATCACTACACCAGCTTGTATGGCTAAGGTAGGTAAATTGGGCCGTGTTTTAGGTCCAAGGAACTTAATGCCTAACCCAAAATCTGGTACAGTAACTAACGAAGTTGGTAAAGCTGTAACAGAGGTTAAAGCAGGTAAAATTGATTTTAAAGTAGACAAAACGGGTATCATACACGCCTCGATAGGAAAAGTATCATTCCCAGCAGACAAAATTTATGAGAATGCACTTGAGATTATTCAAGTAATTTCTAAATTAAAACCATCTGCTGCAAAAGGAACTTATTTTAAGAGCATTCACGTGTCTTCTACAATGAGTCCTGGGATTGCAATTGAAACAAAATCAGTAGCGGGGATCTAA
- a CDS encoding 50S ribosomal protein L10 has protein sequence MNREEKNEVVLELQGQMQEFGNFYIADTSSLSVEQINNIRRKCFEGDIVMKVAKNSLIRKAIEGLDGDASEIYEALKGSSSLLFSKTANAPAKLIKTLRKTSDKPVLKAAYIDSSVYVGDDQLNNLVSLKSREELIGDIIGLLQSPAKNVLSALQSGGNKIAGIVKTLQEREG, from the coding sequence ATGAACAGAGAAGAAAAAAACGAAGTAGTTTTAGAACTACAAGGACAAATGCAAGAGTTTGGCAATTTTTATATTGCTGATACTTCTAGCCTTTCTGTAGAGCAGATCAATAACATCCGCCGCAAATGTTTCGAAGGTGATATCGTAATGAAGGTTGCTAAAAACTCTTTAATCCGCAAAGCGATTGAAGGTTTAGATGGCGATGCTTCTGAGATATACGAAGCCCTTAAAGGTTCATCATCATTATTATTCTCAAAAACAGCAAACGCTCCGGCTAAGTTGATCAAAACTTTGAGAAAAACATCTGATAAACCAGTGCTTAAAGCAGCATATATAGATTCATCAGTATACGTTGGCGACGACCAATTGAATAACTTAGTAAGCTTAAAATCAAGAGAAGAGCTTATTGGCGATATCATTGGATTATTACAGTCACCAGCTAAAAATGTTCTATCTGCGCTTCAGTCAGGCGGTAACAAAATTGCAGGAATTGTTAAAACTCTTCAAGAAAGAGAAGGTTAA
- a CDS encoding 50S ribosomal protein L7/L12, giving the protein MADLKAFAEQLVNLTVKEVNELAQILKDEYGIEPAAAAVVAGPAAGGDAPAAAAEKTSFDVILKEAGGQKLAVVKLVKDLTGLGLKEAKDLVDGAPKELKAGVAKDEAEALKKQLEEAGAVVEIK; this is encoded by the coding sequence ATGGCAGATTTAAAAGCGTTTGCTGAGCAATTAGTAAACTTAACAGTAAAAGAAGTTAATGAATTAGCTCAAATCTTAAAAGATGAGTATGGTATTGAGCCTGCAGCTGCTGCTGTAGTTGCTGGTCCTGCTGCTGGTGGTGATGCACCTGCTGCTGCTGCAGAAAAAACATCTTTTGATGTAATCTTAAAAGAAGCTGGTGGTCAGAAATTAGCAGTTGTAAAACTGGTTAAAGACTTAACTGGTTTAGGTTTGAAAGAAGCTAAAGACTTAGTAGACGGAGCACCAAAAGAATTAAAAGCTGGTGTTGCTAAAGACGAAGCAGAAGCTCTTAAAAAACAATTAGAAGAAGCTGGAGCAGTAGTTGAGATTAAGTAA
- a CDS encoding DNA-directed RNA polymerase subunit beta, translating into MAKTVEQRVNFATSKHIIDYPDFLDVQLQSFREFFQIDTTSDDRSSEGLFKVFAENFPITDSRNIFVLEFLDYFVDPPRYDIHECIERGLTYNVPLKAKLKLSCNDVEHEDFETIIQDVYLGTIPYMTPKGTFVINGAERVIVSQLHRSPGVFFGQSRHTNGTKLYSARVIPFKGSWIEFATDVNNVMYAYIDRKKKFPVTTLLRAIGYDSDKDILELFDLADEVKVSKSGLKKYIGRKLAARVLKKWVEDFVDEDTGEVVSIDRNEVILERETVLEDEHIDMVIEAGVKSIILSKEDGASQADYTIIYNTLQKDTSNSEKEAVENIYRALRNAEPPDEETARGIIDRLFFSDKRYDLGDVGRYRINRKLKMNTPDEVKVLTKADIIAIVKYLIKLINSKEEVDDIDHLSNRRVRTVGEQLYAQFGVGLARMARTIRERMNIRDNEVFTPTDLINARTLSSVINSFFGTNQLSQFMDQTNPLAEITHKRRLSALGPGGLSRERAGFEVRDVHYTHYGRLCTIETPEGPNIGLISSLCVHAKINNLGFIETPYKRVEDGKVVVDSDVIYLSAEDEDGKTIAQANAEYDDKGNFTTPRVKARYEGDFPIIEPEKLDLMDVAPNQITSIAASLIPFLEHDDANRALMGSNMQRQAVPLLRPEAPIVGTGLEGRVARDSRTLINAEGDGIVEYVDANEITIKYERNEDDRLVSFEGDSKTYRLIKFKKTNQNTCINLKPIVKKGQKVTKGQVLCEGYATENGELALGRNLKVAFMPWQGFNFEDAIVINERIVRDDVFTSLHIEEFELEVRDTKRGEEELTPDIPNVSEEATKDLDENGIIRIGADVKEGDILIGKITPKGESDPSPEEKLLRAIFGDKAGDVKDASLKTPPSIQGVVIDTKLFSRAKKTTKAEEKSAIEKLDKGYNNITEKLKAELVDKLFTIVNGKTSQGVFNIYKELLVAKGAKFTQKILAELDYNHISPNKWTTDDDKNEMIKMLLHNYGIRVNEELGAYKRDKFAISVGDELPSGIVQMAKVYVAKKRKLKVGDKMAGRHGNKGIVARIVRDEDMPFLADGSPVDIVLNPLGVPSRMNLGQIYETVLAWAGKELGVKFATPIFDGATHDEVEEWIAKAGVPASGKTYLYNGLTGERFDQTTTVGIIYMLKLGHMVDDKMHARSIGPYSLITQQPLGGKAQFGGQRFGEMEVWALEAFGAANILQEILTVKSDDVIGRAKTYEAIVKGENLPTPGVPESFNVLVHELRGLGLDITLD; encoded by the coding sequence TTGGCAAAGACAGTCGAACAAAGAGTAAATTTTGCAACTAGTAAGCACATTATAGACTATCCGGATTTTCTGGATGTGCAATTGCAATCATTCAGAGAATTTTTCCAGATAGATACCACATCAGACGATCGCTCTAGCGAAGGTTTGTTTAAAGTGTTTGCTGAAAACTTTCCAATAACAGATTCAAGAAATATCTTCGTATTAGAGTTTCTTGATTATTTTGTTGATCCGCCACGTTACGATATACACGAGTGTATTGAGCGTGGATTAACCTACAATGTTCCATTAAAGGCAAAGCTAAAGCTTTCTTGTAATGATGTAGAACATGAAGATTTTGAAACCATCATCCAGGATGTGTACTTAGGTACGATCCCGTATATGACACCAAAAGGTACATTTGTTATCAACGGTGCAGAACGTGTTATCGTTTCGCAATTACACCGTTCTCCAGGAGTGTTCTTCGGTCAAAGCCGTCACACTAACGGAACCAAATTGTATTCTGCCCGTGTAATTCCTTTCAAAGGTTCATGGATCGAGTTTGCTACAGACGTTAATAACGTGATGTATGCTTACATCGATCGTAAGAAAAAATTCCCGGTTACCACTTTATTACGTGCTATCGGTTACGATTCTGATAAAGATATCTTGGAACTTTTCGATCTTGCTGACGAAGTAAAAGTTAGTAAATCGGGTTTAAAGAAATACATCGGTCGTAAACTGGCTGCAAGAGTATTGAAAAAATGGGTTGAAGATTTTGTTGATGAAGATACTGGTGAGGTAGTTTCTATCGACCGTAATGAAGTGATTCTTGAAAGAGAAACCGTTTTAGAAGACGAACACATTGATATGGTTATCGAAGCTGGCGTAAAAAGCATCATCTTATCAAAAGAAGATGGCGCAAGTCAGGCTGATTATACCATTATATATAATACATTACAGAAAGATACATCAAACTCAGAAAAAGAAGCTGTAGAAAACATCTATCGTGCTTTGCGTAACGCAGAACCACCTGATGAGGAAACAGCACGTGGTATCATTGATCGTTTATTCTTTTCAGATAAACGTTACGATTTAGGAGATGTTGGTCGTTACCGCATCAACCGTAAATTAAAAATGAATACCCCTGATGAGGTTAAAGTATTAACAAAAGCAGATATTATTGCAATTGTAAAATACCTGATCAAATTGATCAACTCAAAAGAAGAGGTAGATGATATCGATCACTTGTCTAACCGTCGTGTACGTACGGTAGGTGAACAATTATACGCACAATTTGGTGTTGGTTTAGCCCGTATGGCCAGAACAATCCGTGAGCGTATGAACATTCGCGATAACGAGGTGTTTACACCAACTGATTTGATTAACGCCCGTACGTTATCATCAGTGATCAACTCTTTCTTTGGTACTAACCAGTTATCTCAGTTCATGGATCAAACCAATCCATTAGCAGAGATCACGCACAAACGCCGTTTATCGGCCCTAGGTCCAGGTGGTTTATCACGTGAGCGTGCCGGTTTCGAGGTACGTGACGTTCACTACACGCACTATGGTCGTTTATGTACGATTGAAACGCCAGAGGGACCAAACATTGGTTTAATTTCATCACTTTGTGTGCATGCAAAAATCAATAATTTAGGTTTCATTGAAACACCTTACAAACGTGTTGAAGATGGTAAAGTAGTTGTAGATTCAGACGTTATTTATTTATCTGCAGAAGATGAAGATGGTAAAACCATCGCTCAGGCTAATGCAGAGTATGATGATAAAGGTAACTTTACCACACCACGTGTTAAAGCGCGTTATGAGGGTGACTTCCCAATTATTGAGCCTGAGAAATTAGACTTAATGGACGTTGCACCTAACCAGATTACTTCAATCGCTGCTTCGTTAATTCCGTTCTTAGAACATGATGATGCGAACAGGGCTTTGATGGGATCGAACATGCAACGTCAGGCCGTACCATTGTTACGTCCTGAAGCACCAATTGTAGGTACAGGTTTAGAAGGTCGCGTTGCACGTGACTCAAGAACTTTGATCAATGCAGAAGGTGATGGTATTGTAGAGTATGTTGATGCTAACGAAATTACCATTAAATATGAGCGTAACGAAGATGATCGTTTAGTTTCATTTGAAGGTGATAGCAAAACTTACCGTTTAATTAAATTCAAAAAAACCAACCAGAATACTTGTATCAACTTAAAACCAATCGTTAAGAAAGGTCAGAAAGTAACTAAAGGACAAGTACTTTGCGAAGGTTATGCAACTGAAAATGGCGAATTAGCATTAGGTAGAAACTTGAAAGTGGCATTCATGCCTTGGCAAGGTTTCAACTTTGAGGATGCGATTGTAATTAACGAGCGTATTGTTCGTGATGACGTTTTCACTTCATTGCATATTGAAGAGTTTGAATTAGAAGTACGTGATACTAAACGTGGAGAAGAGGAATTAACACCAGATATCCCGAACGTTTCTGAAGAGGCTACTAAAGACCTTGATGAAAATGGTATTATCCGTATTGGTGCTGACGTAAAAGAAGGTGATATTTTAATTGGTAAGATTACACCAAAAGGTGAGTCTGATCCTTCACCGGAAGAGAAATTACTACGTGCAATTTTTGGTGATAAAGCAGGTGATGTTAAAGATGCGTCTTTAAAAACTCCTCCTTCAATCCAGGGTGTGGTAATTGATACTAAATTATTCAGCCGTGCTAAGAAAACGACAAAAGCTGAGGAAAAATCGGCAATTGAGAAATTAGACAAAGGATATAACAATATCACTGAGAAATTAAAAGCAGAATTAGTTGACAAATTATTCACCATCGTAAACGGTAAAACATCTCAGGGTGTATTTAACATTTACAAAGAATTATTGGTTGCTAAAGGCGCTAAATTTACTCAGAAAATTTTAGCTGAGCTTGATTATAATCACATTAGCCCTAACAAATGGACTACTGATGATGATAAAAACGAGATGATTAAAATGTTGCTTCACAACTACGGTATCCGTGTTAACGAAGAACTTGGTGCTTACAAACGTGATAAATTCGCGATCAGTGTAGGTGATGAGCTTCCTTCAGGAATCGTACAGATGGCAAAAGTTTATGTAGCTAAAAAACGTAAATTAAAAGTAGGTGATAAAATGGCGGGTCGCCACGGTAACAAAGGTATTGTTGCACGTATTGTACGTGATGAAGATATGCCTTTCTTAGCTGATGGTAGTCCGGTTGATATCGTGTTGAACCCACTGGGTGTACCTTCACGTATGAACCTTGGTCAGATCTACGAAACCGTATTGGCATGGGCTGGTAAAGAATTGGGTGTTAAATTTGCAACCCCGATTTTTGATGGCGCTACGCATGATGAGGTGGAAGAATGGATCGCTAAAGCAGGAGTTCCTGCTTCAGGAAAAACCTACTTATACAATGGTTTAACAGGTGAGCGTTTCGATCAGACTACAACTGTAGGTATTATCTACATGTTGAAATTAGGTCACATGGTTGATGATAAGATGCACGCCCGTTCAATCGGACCATACTCATTAATTACACAACAACCATTGGGTGGTAAAGCCCAGTTCGGTGGTCAGCGTTTTGGTGAGATGGAGGTTTGGGCATTAGAGGCATTCGGTGCAGCTAATATTCTTCAGGAGATCTTAACCGTTAAATCGGATGATGTAATCGGAAGAGCCAAAACTTACGAAGCCATTGTTAAAGGTGAAAACCTACCAACGCCAGGTGTGCCAGAATCGTTTAACGTATTGGTACATGAGTTACGCGGATTAGGTTTAGATATTACATTAGATTAA
- a CDS encoding DNA-directed RNA polymerase subunit beta', producing the protein MSYKKDNKLKSNFTSITISLSSPEIILERSSGEVLKPETINYRTYKPERDGLFCERIFGPVKDYECHCGKYKRIRYKGIVCDRCGVEVTEKKVRRERMGHIALVVPVAHIWYFRSLPNKIGYLLGLPTKKLDLIIYYERYVVIQSGLMAEEGINYMDFLTEEEYLDILDKLPKENQYLDDKDPNKFIAKMGAEALEDLLKRIDLDTLSYDLRHQAANETSQQRKNEALKRLQVVEAFRGANTRIENRPEWMIVKIVPVIPPELRPLVPLEGGRFATSDLNDLYRRVIIRNNRLKRLIEIKAPEVILRNEKRMLQEAVDSLFDNSRKVNAVKTEGNRALKSLSDILKGKQGRFRQNLLGKRVDYSARSVIVVGPSLKLHECGIPKDMAAELYKPFIIRKMIERGVVKTVKSAKKIVDRKDPLVWDILENVLKGHPVLLNRAPTLHRLGIQAFQPKLIEGKAIQLHPLVCTAFNADFDGDQMAVHLPLGNAAILEAQVLMLAAHNILNPANGTPITVPSQDMVLGLYYITKGRRTDETRVVKGQDSAFYSPEEVIIAYNEKELDLHAFIKVRVNVKQADGSIVNKLTETTVGRVLFNQMVPEEVGYINELLTKKSLRDIIGEVVKMTGMARASQFLDDIKELGFKMAFQGGLSFNLQDVNIPVEKHTLLEQAAAEVEEVRNNYNMGFITNNERYNQIIDIWTRINNRLTTFVMTQLSSDNQGFNSVYMMLDSGARGSKEQIRQLCGMRGLMAKPQKSGSGGDIIENPILSNFKEGLSVLEYFISTHGARKGLADTALKTADAGYLTRRLHDVAQDMIVNDNDCGTLRGMYTTALKDQEDIVEPLYDRILGRTSLHDVYNPLDNTLLVGAGEDINEDVAKLIEESPLEGIEIRSVLTCESKRGVCALCYGRNLASGKRVQRGEAVGVIAAQSIGEPGTQLTLRTFHVGGTASNIAAESNIVAKFDGVIEFENIRTVDTQTEEGTVQVVLGRSGEFKIVEPGTGRIIVTNNIPYGAFLFVKEGDKLSKGDKICSWDPYNAVILSEFAGKAQFDAIIEGVTFREESDEQTGHREKVIIDTRDKTKNPSVQIVDKKGEMIKGYNIPVGAHVSVDEGEAIQTGQIIAKIPRATGKTRDITGGLPRVTELFEARNPSNPAVVTEIDGVVTLGGVKRGNREITIESKDGEVKKYLVPLSKHILVQDNDFVKAGMPLSDGSISPADILSIKGPAAVQEYLVNGIQEVYRLQGVKINDKHFEVIVHQMMQKVHIEDPGDTIFLENNAVDRWDFADENDAMYDKKVVEDAGDSTDFKPGQIVSLRRLRDENSQLKRKDLKQITVRDARPATASSILQGITRASLGTKSFISAASFQETTKVLNEAAIAGKRDNMLGLKENVIVGHLIPSGTGVRGYERIIVGSQEEYDKLLASKQEEVEA; encoded by the coding sequence ATGTCTTACAAAAAGGATAATAAATTAAAAAGCAATTTCACATCAATCACGATTAGCTTATCGTCTCCAGAAATTATTTTGGAACGTTCAAGCGGTGAGGTGTTGAAACCAGAAACCATTAACTACCGTACTTACAAACCTGAGCGTGATGGTTTGTTCTGTGAGCGTATTTTTGGTCCGGTAAAAGATTACGAATGTCATTGCGGTAAATACAAACGTATCCGTTATAAAGGTATTGTTTGCGATCGTTGTGGTGTTGAAGTAACGGAGAAAAAAGTACGTCGTGAGCGTATGGGCCACATTGCTTTAGTGGTTCCTGTTGCACACATCTGGTACTTCCGCTCTTTACCAAACAAAATCGGTTATTTATTAGGTTTACCTACTAAAAAATTAGATTTAATTATCTATTACGAGCGTTACGTAGTTATTCAATCAGGCTTAATGGCTGAAGAAGGTATCAACTATATGGACTTCTTAACGGAAGAAGAGTATTTAGATATCTTAGATAAATTACCTAAAGAAAACCAATACCTGGATGATAAAGATCCTAATAAATTCATCGCCAAAATGGGTGCTGAAGCATTAGAAGATTTATTAAAACGTATTGATTTAGATACTTTATCTTATGATTTACGTCACCAGGCAGCTAACGAAACTTCTCAGCAACGTAAAAATGAGGCTTTAAAACGTCTTCAGGTTGTTGAAGCTTTCCGTGGCGCTAATACACGTATTGAGAATCGCCCTGAGTGGATGATTGTTAAAATCGTTCCGGTTATTCCACCAGAATTACGTCCTTTAGTACCATTAGAAGGTGGCCGTTTCGCTACTTCCGATTTAAATGATTTATACCGTCGTGTAATTATCCGTAACAACCGTTTAAAACGTTTGATCGAGATTAAAGCACCAGAGGTAATTTTACGTAACGAGAAACGTATGTTGCAGGAAGCTGTAGATTCGTTATTCGATAACTCACGTAAAGTTAATGCGGTAAAAACTGAAGGTAACCGTGCTTTGAAATCACTTTCAGATATCTTGAAAGGTAAACAAGGTCGTTTCCGTCAGAACTTATTAGGTAAACGTGTGGATTATTCAGCTCGTTCGGTAATTGTTGTAGGGCCTAGCCTTAAATTACACGAGTGCGGTATTCCGAAAGATATGGCTGCTGAACTTTACAAACCGTTCATTATTCGTAAGATGATTGAGCGTGGTGTAGTAAAAACAGTTAAATCTGCGAAGAAAATCGTTGATAGAAAAGATCCGTTAGTTTGGGATATCTTAGAAAATGTATTAAAAGGTCACCCGGTATTATTAAACCGTGCACCTACGCTACACAGACTAGGTATTCAGGCTTTCCAGCCAAAATTAATTGAAGGAAAAGCAATCCAGTTACACCCACTAGTTTGTACTGCATTTAACGCCGATTTTGATGGTGACCAGATGGCTGTGCACTTACCGTTAGGTAATGCCGCAATTTTGGAAGCCCAGGTTTTGATGCTTGCAGCACATAACATCTTAAACCCTGCAAACGGTACACCAATTACAGTACCTTCTCAGGATATGGTTTTGGGTCTTTATTATATTACTAAAGGCCGTAGAACAGATGAAACCAGAGTGGTAAAAGGACAGGATTCTGCTTTCTATTCTCCGGAAGAAGTTATTATTGCTTATAACGAAAAAGAATTAGACTTGCACGCATTTATCAAAGTAAGGGTAAATGTTAAACAAGCTGATGGTTCTATCGTTAATAAATTAACTGAAACTACTGTAGGTAGAGTATTGTTCAACCAAATGGTTCCTGAAGAAGTTGGTTATATCAATGAGCTATTAACCAAAAAATCTTTAAGAGATATTATTGGTGAAGTAGTGAAAATGACCGGTATGGCCCGTGCTTCTCAATTCTTGGATGATATCAAAGAATTAGGTTTCAAAATGGCATTCCAGGGAGGTTTATCGTTCAACTTACAAGACGTAAACATTCCGGTTGAAAAACATACTTTATTAGAACAGGCAGCAGCTGAGGTTGAAGAGGTAAGAAACAACTATAACATGGGTTTCATTACCAACAACGAGCGTTACAACCAGATTATCGATATCTGGACCCGTATCAACAACAGGTTAACTACATTCGTTATGACTCAGTTATCATCAGATAACCAAGGTTTTAACTCTGTTTACATGATGCTTGATTCAGGTGCACGTGGATCTAAAGAGCAGATTCGTCAGCTTTGCGGAATGCGTGGTTTGATGGCGAAACCTCAAAAATCAGGTTCAGGTGGCGATATCATCGAAAACCCGATCTTATCAAACTTTAAAGAAGGTTTATCGGTATTAGAGTACTTTATCTCTACTCACGGTGCACGTAAAGGTTTGGCGGATACGGCGTTAAAAACGGCGGATGCGGGTTACTTAACCCGTCGTTTACATGATGTAGCGCAGGATATGATTGTTAACGATAACGATTGTGGTACTTTAAGAGGTATGTATACAACCGCTTTAAAAGATCAGGAAGATATCGTTGAGCCATTGTACGACAGGATTTTAGGCCGTACTTCATTACATGATGTATACAATCCTTTGGATAATACATTATTAGTAGGTGCGGGCGAAGATATTAACGAAGATGTTGCTAAATTGATCGAAGAATCTCCGTTAGAAGGTATCGAGATCCGTTCAGTATTAACCTGCGAATCTAAACGTGGTGTTTGTGCATTATGTTATGGCCGTAACTTGGCATCTGGTAAACGCGTTCAAAGAGGTGAGGCAGTTGGTGTAATTGCAGCACAGTCAATCGGTGAGCCGGGTACACAGTTAACACTTCGTACTTTCCACGTGGGTGGTACTGCATCAAACATTGCTGCAGAATCTAACATCGTAGCTAAGTTTGATGGTGTAATCGAATTCGAAAATATCCGTACTGTTGATACACAAACAGAAGAAGGAACAGTTCAGGTGGTATTAGGTCGTTCAGGTGAGTTCAAAATTGTTGAGCCAGGAACCGGACGTATCATTGTAACCAACAACATTCCTTACGGTGCATTCTTATTCGTAAAAGAAGGTGATAAACTTTCTAAAGGTGATAAAATCTGTTCGTGGGATCCGTACAACGCGGTTATTCTATCAGAATTTGCCGGTAAAGCACAATTTGATGCCATTATTGAAGGTGTAACCTTCCGTGAAGAATCAGATGAGCAAACTGGTCACCGTGAAAAAGTAATTATCGATACACGTGATAAAACTAAAAACCCTTCAGTTCAGATCGTTGATAAAAAAGGCGAAATGATTAAAGGTTATAACATTCCGGTAGGTGCCCACGTTTCAGTTGATGAAGGTGAAGCTATCCAAACTGGTCAGATTATCGCTAAGATTCCTCGTGCAACTGGTAAAACCCGAGATATTACAGGTGGTTTACCTCGTGTAACGGAATTATTTGAAGCACGTAACCCATCTAACCCAGCTGTAGTAACTGAGATTGATGGTGTGGTAACTTTAGGTGGCGTTAAACGTGGTAACCGTGAGATCACAATCGAATCGAAAGATGGTGAAGTTAAAAAATACCTGGTTCCATTGTCGAAACACATCCTTGTACAGGATAACGACTTTGTGAAAGCCGGTATGCCTTTATCAGATGGTTCAATTTCTCCTGCCGATATCTTATCAATTAAAGGTCCTGCAGCGGTTCAAGAATACTTAGTAAATGGTATTCAAGAGGTTTACCGTTTACAAGGTGTGAAAATTAACGATAAGCACTTCGAGGTAATTGTTCACCAGATGATGCAGAAAGTTCACATTGAAGATCCAGGTGATACTATTTTCTTAGAAAACAATGCTGTTGACCGTTGGGATTTTGCCGATGAGAACGATGCAATGTACGACAAGAAAGTTGTTGAAGACGCAGGTGATTCTACAGATTTCAAACCAGGTCAGATTGTTTCATTACGTAGATTAAGAGATGAAAATTCTCAATTGAAACGTAAGGATTTAAAACAGATTACGGTTAGAGATGCAAGACCAGCAACTGCAAGTTCTATCTTACAAGGTATTACACGTGCATCATTAGGTACTAAATCGTTCATTTCTGCGGCTTCGTTCCAGGAAACTACGAAAGTATTAAATGAGGCAGCAATTGCAGGTAAACGCGATAATATGTTAGGCTTGAAAGAAAACGTGATCGTTGGTCACTTAATCCCTTCAGGTACTGGTGTACGTGGTTACGAAAGAATCATCGTTGGTTCTCAGGAAGAATACGATAAATTATTAGCTTCGAAACAAGAAGAAGTAGAAGCTTAG